From a region of the Myxococcaceae bacterium JPH2 genome:
- a CDS encoding alkaline phosphatase family protein → MSRLLAALLLLFALPAAAKAPKLTLFISVDSMGSDVLLRNRPRLTGGLGRLLSTGAYYPYARYAYAEARTAPGHATLATGANPWRHGIVDNEVYDRATGQVLQAYWDPKQSLLNATTAPGSDTSPVNLMAESLADRLRVSTQGRGKVVALSFKARAAIPLAGRQGQAWWFDESTGRMVTSTWYAKEEPEWMRAFNARKLADAGFTKTWELLRPRAEYVGEDAREVEPEAYGMGRSFPHSLKGGLSSPGPASYRAFSVSPLSHELLVQAAKAAMEAEHLGQDEVPDMLAVSFSGTDAVFHAFGPYSWETQDTLLRLDQAMGELIAAAERAAGGRENLVIALSADHGGAEIPEAWAQAGAPAVRLNPNDVEKGLAQELRAKFGADVTVKMMELDAYLGGKALESGQLDAVAVRRAAAVWLAKQPYVELAVAKDDLAAAPDIEGLVAPLRRGFSAQRSGDVLFVAKPFHVVSDYPRGTNHGTPYSYDTQVPVVFVGRGVKPGVYLEEINPVDVAPTLSALLEMGMPAAAEGKPRAEALTGG, encoded by the coding sequence ATGTCGCGCCTCCTCGCAGCCCTCCTGCTCCTGTTCGCTCTGCCTGCCGCCGCCAAGGCCCCGAAGCTCACGCTGTTCATCAGCGTGGACTCGATGGGCAGCGACGTCCTCTTGCGCAACCGCCCGCGCCTCACTGGTGGCCTGGGCCGGCTTCTCTCCACGGGCGCGTACTATCCCTATGCCCGGTATGCCTATGCGGAGGCGCGGACCGCCCCGGGGCATGCCACGCTGGCGACCGGCGCGAACCCCTGGCGCCACGGCATCGTGGACAACGAGGTCTACGACCGCGCGACCGGGCAGGTGCTCCAGGCGTACTGGGATCCGAAGCAGTCGCTCCTCAACGCCACGACGGCTCCTGGCTCCGACACCAGCCCCGTCAACTTGATGGCGGAGTCCCTCGCGGACCGCCTGCGCGTCTCCACGCAGGGACGGGGCAAGGTGGTGGCGCTCTCGTTCAAGGCCCGCGCCGCGATTCCCCTGGCCGGGCGGCAGGGACAGGCGTGGTGGTTCGATGAGTCGACCGGGCGGATGGTGACGAGCACCTGGTACGCGAAGGAGGAGCCCGAGTGGATGCGCGCGTTCAATGCTCGCAAGCTGGCAGACGCGGGCTTCACCAAGACGTGGGAGCTGCTGCGTCCGCGCGCCGAGTACGTGGGCGAGGATGCGCGAGAGGTGGAGCCGGAGGCCTACGGGATGGGGCGGTCGTTCCCTCACTCGCTGAAGGGCGGACTCTCGTCGCCGGGGCCCGCGTCGTATCGGGCGTTCTCGGTGTCTCCGCTGTCGCATGAGCTGCTGGTGCAGGCCGCGAAGGCGGCGATGGAGGCCGAGCATCTGGGCCAGGACGAGGTGCCCGACATGCTCGCGGTGAGCTTCAGCGGCACGGATGCCGTGTTCCACGCGTTCGGTCCGTACTCATGGGAGACGCAGGACACGCTGCTGCGCTTGGACCAGGCGATGGGCGAACTCATCGCCGCCGCCGAGCGTGCCGCGGGCGGGCGCGAGAACCTGGTCATCGCGCTGTCGGCGGACCACGGTGGCGCGGAGATTCCCGAGGCCTGGGCTCAGGCGGGTGCGCCCGCGGTGCGCCTCAATCCCAATGATGTGGAGAAGGGGCTCGCGCAGGAGCTGCGCGCGAAGTTCGGCGCCGACGTGACGGTGAAGATGATGGAGCTGGACGCCTACCTGGGCGGCAAGGCGCTGGAGTCGGGACAACTGGACGCGGTGGCGGTGCGGCGCGCGGCGGCGGTCTGGCTCGCGAAGCAGCCCTACGTGGAGCTGGCCGTGGCGAAGGACGACCTGGCCGCCGCGCCCGACATCGAGGGGCTCGTGGCGCCGCTGCGTCGCGGGTTCTCTGCGCAGCGCAGCGGGGACGTGCTCTTCGTGGCGAAGCCCTTCCACGTCGTCAGTGACTACCCGCGCGGGACGAACCACGGGACGCCCTACTCGTATGACACGCAGGTGCCCGTCGTGTTCGTGGGCCGAGGCGTGAAGCCGGGCGTGTACCTGGAGGAGATCAACCCCGTGGATGTCGCGCCCACGCTCTCCGCGCTGCTGGAGATGGGGATGCCGGCGGCGGCGGAAGGCAAGCCGCGCGCGGAGGCGCTGACCGGAGGGTAG
- a CDS encoding c-type cytochrome produces MGRSLAVLITGVLLLGAGACLRSSKLAVTPDVASADGLGPCWNPDAGISLTGTSCSLLTPPQLSCFLPADLQGGVQQAIGSTVQRSADLFSWQEFIALNWPASPGERGVPDWRKPLGAPGPRVWETWKETDEVYLPDGRRPPGWNEAPSFPAKCGSGVTKLLVRDQKIDDLVDSTLQAAASNGTLPATLTDEQRHLVRYEIRMNRPMFEHVLANGLYDGRQQARATLVSFPNGGILVKAAWKPVGDTEAPYFHTVMACVCDRDENALPTHCGPKRMGLVGLHITQKTPSAPAWIWSTFEQRGNVHAYEGQPASFFDPACKDCRVNVQTQMGVPAQVVRTAPIPSTPPACDAGTAFSDDVVTLNADLRAALVAAGSVLQHYELVGTQVPVASAYAAPQPTTVFGVSRPVLANTSMETFVQETSTCIGCHASARTLRQDTFVSSDFTFSLNNAWPKPRDTRVLPAPTEPRTSWDKAHWPQVLRGQSIASHTYELLPEFTGGRLHCGSCHLDEGRNPDAAWWVGMRLEYPTRASLQARINACFMRSENGKALCVPEQDGGVGTCDTNPDMEALLTYMAWLDAQWRERHGAAVPPNGYPAIPTLTGDPSRGAGVFQQKCAVCHGEDGQGRYESDTYFRPALWGPNSFNAQAGMVRPANAAPFIHANMPLGSGGMLTVEEAWDVAAFIDSKPRPTMGDGGTR; encoded by the coding sequence ATGGGGAGGTCTCTCGCCGTCCTGATCACCGGGGTGTTGTTGCTGGGTGCGGGCGCTTGCCTTCGCTCGTCGAAGCTGGCGGTGACTCCGGATGTCGCTTCCGCGGACGGCTTGGGCCCTTGTTGGAACCCGGATGCGGGCATTTCGCTCACGGGGACGAGCTGCTCCTTGCTCACTCCGCCCCAGCTCTCTTGCTTCCTGCCTGCGGACCTCCAGGGCGGCGTGCAGCAGGCGATTGGCTCCACCGTTCAGCGCTCGGCGGACCTGTTCTCCTGGCAGGAGTTCATTGCGCTCAACTGGCCCGCGAGTCCGGGCGAGCGCGGCGTGCCGGATTGGCGCAAGCCGCTCGGTGCTCCCGGGCCTCGGGTCTGGGAGACCTGGAAGGAGACCGATGAGGTCTATCTCCCCGATGGACGGCGGCCCCCAGGCTGGAATGAGGCGCCTTCGTTCCCCGCGAAGTGCGGCTCGGGCGTGACGAAGCTGCTGGTTCGCGACCAGAAGATTGATGACCTCGTGGACAGCACGCTCCAGGCCGCGGCGTCGAATGGCACGCTGCCCGCGACGCTGACGGACGAGCAGCGACACCTCGTCCGCTACGAGATTCGGATGAACCGCCCCATGTTCGAGCACGTGCTGGCCAATGGCTTGTACGACGGGCGCCAGCAGGCTCGCGCCACCCTGGTCTCCTTCCCGAATGGCGGCATCCTGGTCAAGGCCGCCTGGAAGCCCGTGGGCGACACCGAGGCGCCGTACTTCCACACCGTGATGGCCTGTGTCTGCGACCGCGATGAGAACGCGCTGCCCACGCACTGTGGTCCCAAGCGCATGGGACTCGTAGGGCTCCACATCACGCAGAAGACCCCCAGCGCTCCCGCGTGGATCTGGTCCACCTTCGAGCAGCGCGGCAACGTGCATGCCTACGAAGGACAGCCAGCGTCGTTCTTCGACCCCGCGTGCAAGGACTGTCGCGTGAATGTCCAGACGCAGATGGGTGTGCCCGCCCAGGTCGTCCGCACCGCGCCGATTCCCTCCACGCCACCCGCCTGCGATGCGGGCACCGCGTTCTCCGATGACGTCGTGACGTTGAATGCGGACCTGCGCGCGGCGCTCGTTGCCGCGGGCTCCGTGCTTCAGCACTACGAACTGGTGGGCACCCAGGTCCCCGTGGCTTCCGCCTATGCCGCGCCGCAACCGACGACGGTGTTCGGCGTGTCTCGGCCCGTGCTCGCCAACACCTCGATGGAGACCTTCGTCCAGGAGACATCGACCTGCATCGGCTGTCATGCCTCGGCGCGGACGCTTCGGCAGGACACGTTCGTCTCCTCGGACTTCACCTTCTCGTTGAACAACGCGTGGCCCAAGCCTCGGGACACGCGCGTCCTCCCTGCTCCGACGGAGCCTCGAACTTCATGGGACAAGGCCCACTGGCCCCAGGTCTTGCGCGGTCAGTCCATTGCCTCGCATACCTACGAGCTGCTCCCGGAGTTCACAGGGGGACGACTCCACTGCGGGAGCTGTCACCTCGACGAAGGCCGGAACCCGGATGCGGCGTGGTGGGTGGGGATGCGCCTGGAGTACCCCACGCGCGCTTCGCTCCAGGCGCGCATCAACGCGTGCTTCATGCGCAGCGAGAATGGCAAGGCCCTCTGCGTCCCGGAGCAGGATGGCGGCGTCGGGACGTGCGACACGAACCCGGACATGGAGGCGCTGCTCACGTACATGGCGTGGCTCGATGCGCAGTGGCGCGAGCGACACGGCGCCGCGGTTCCTCCCAATGGCTATCCAGCCATTCCGACCCTCACGGGTGACCCCTCGCGCGGTGCCGGGGTGTTCCAGCAGAAGTGCGCTGTGTGTCATGGGGAGGACGGCCAGGGACGCTACGAGAGCGACACCTACTTCCGTCCCGCCTTGTGGGGCCCGAACTCATTCAACGCGCAGGCCGGCATGGTGCGTCCGGCGAACGCGGCGCCCTTCATCCACGCGAACATGCCGCTGGGCTCGGGCGGAATGCTGACGGTGGAGGAGGCGTGGGATGTCGCGGCCTTCATCGACTCGAAGCCGAGGCCCACCATGGGGGATGGTGGCACGCGCTGA
- a CDS encoding transglycosylase domain-containing protein, giving the protein MGLGAFAYGLWLWHGTPDVSSLQTERPTTTALLQLREHDRKPDAQLAPEDWMPLERMPLLACSVVKAEDMKFFRHSGFDWREIRLAAQQAVLTGRLRGASTITAQLARTLFLSPERSLERKLRETFLVRDLEATLSKKRILELYLNTIEWGDGVYGARAAAREYFGKSPETLTPFESATLASLIAAPRAPLVGANLDRFNRSHARVLRQLYRSRIITRETLKEAELTRRALLAPRPETSVPVSFATMRLPEPAQVTRDDLAPFLAQECGLDIESSAPGMMSTTDSAPSPTPTTAGP; this is encoded by the coding sequence ATGGGACTCGGGGCGTTCGCCTATGGCCTCTGGCTGTGGCACGGCACGCCTGATGTCAGCTCGCTTCAGACCGAGCGCCCCACGACCACGGCGCTCCTGCAGCTGCGCGAACATGATCGCAAGCCGGATGCGCAGCTCGCGCCCGAAGATTGGATGCCGCTCGAACGCATGCCCTTGCTGGCGTGCTCCGTCGTGAAAGCGGAGGACATGAAGTTCTTCCGACACTCGGGCTTTGACTGGAGAGAAATCCGGCTCGCGGCGCAGCAGGCGGTCCTCACGGGTCGACTGCGCGGCGCCAGCACCATCACCGCCCAGCTCGCCCGCACCCTGTTCCTTTCTCCCGAGCGTTCCCTGGAGCGGAAGCTGCGCGAGACCTTTCTCGTGCGCGACCTCGAAGCGACACTCTCAAAGAAGCGGATCCTCGAACTCTATCTGAACACCATCGAGTGGGGAGACGGTGTCTACGGCGCCAGGGCCGCCGCCCGCGAATACTTCGGGAAGTCCCCCGAGACACTGACTCCATTCGAGAGCGCGACGCTGGCGAGCCTCATCGCCGCTCCGCGAGCCCCCTTGGTGGGAGCCAATCTCGACCGCTTCAACCGCTCCCACGCAAGAGTGCTGCGCCAGCTCTATCGCTCGCGCATCATCACCCGAGAGACTCTCAAGGAGGCTGAACTCACGCGCCGGGCGCTCCTTGCCCCACGCCCCGAGACGTCCGTCCCAGTGAGCTTCGCGACGATGCGTCTGCCAGAGCCCGCGCAGGTTACTCGCGATGACCTCGCGCCGTTCCTGGCGCAGGAGTGCGGCCTGGACATCGAGTCTTCGGCGCCAGGAATGATGTCGACTACGGACTCAGCGCCTTCTCCGACTCCAACAACCGCAGGACCGTAG
- a CDS encoding O-antigen ligase family protein, with amino-acid sequence MPGRLEFVLLGFALVGTALLIGVDGLETGDRFYLPKRLVLGAVAALLSLRWLVSPQEPPGMDRSLVAWGGALGVSFAAVVLGNSSLVPGFERLASDASAWVIALSAVRLARQERGRSALVSLLTWAAVLVALVALLEALGLALPWGEIRRPASTLGGRNQVAGFVALILPLVVARFSRDGGRVWGVSAVILGTVVVLTRCRSVWLGLGIAALMVGVGLLRAPVSTDLRTRVLRVMLVCGVSVGLAVLIPWPGLQWKESRPFADSVSRLVEYDQGSGRYRIEQAQVSWAIVASSPLLGVGLTGWGDASSLYAHSAGLHPHPYGDGRAPRSDLLRVLVETGLLGFAALMGWAWMLARRVRAEGAVVPGLGAAFIVLATHALFDQPLLRAEQLAAMGVLVGLVLAGARTLAIPMAGRRIVLAGLMLLVMGGTGALGRYYWIAVKGPARALVSTGHVEALARAALRMTRGRDCEAAAPLLDRAVSDAPHLIGLLCLSAKCAEARGDLASAREFALRADSVEPHLASRLQSATTHDCSTVLRLLESEKALSP; translated from the coding sequence GTGCCCGGCCGACTCGAGTTCGTGCTTCTGGGGTTCGCGCTGGTGGGCACCGCGCTGCTGATCGGGGTGGATGGGCTCGAAACCGGGGACCGGTTCTATTTGCCGAAGCGGTTGGTGCTGGGCGCGGTCGCTGCGCTGCTCTCGCTTCGCTGGCTCGTGTCTCCTCAAGAACCTCCTGGAATGGATCGCTCACTGGTGGCTTGGGGTGGCGCGCTGGGCGTGTCGTTCGCCGCCGTTGTGCTGGGGAACTCATCCCTTGTGCCTGGATTCGAGCGGCTTGCATCGGATGCCTCGGCGTGGGTCATTGCGCTGTCGGCTGTGCGCCTCGCGAGGCAGGAGAGAGGGCGCAGTGCACTCGTGTCTTTGCTGACGTGGGCGGCGGTGCTCGTCGCGCTCGTCGCCTTGCTGGAGGCGCTGGGTCTGGCATTGCCTTGGGGAGAGATTCGGCGTCCCGCGTCCACGCTGGGTGGACGCAATCAGGTGGCGGGATTTGTCGCGCTCATCCTCCCGCTGGTGGTTGCTCGTTTCTCGCGTGACGGTGGACGCGTATGGGGCGTCTCGGCGGTCATCCTGGGGACGGTGGTGGTGCTCACGCGGTGCCGGAGCGTGTGGTTGGGGCTCGGCATCGCGGCGCTCATGGTGGGCGTAGGCCTGCTGCGAGCACCAGTGTCCACGGACCTGCGTACGCGTGTTCTGCGCGTGATGCTCGTGTGTGGAGTCTCGGTGGGCCTAGCGGTCTTGATTCCCTGGCCGGGGCTACAGTGGAAGGAGTCTCGTCCGTTCGCGGATTCTGTCTCTCGACTCGTGGAGTATGACCAGGGGTCGGGTCGCTACCGCATCGAGCAGGCCCAGGTGTCCTGGGCCATTGTCGCGTCTTCGCCCTTGCTTGGCGTTGGCCTCACGGGCTGGGGAGATGCCAGTTCGCTGTATGCCCATTCGGCGGGTCTGCATCCGCATCCGTATGGAGATGGCCGGGCGCCTCGGTCGGATCTCCTGCGCGTCTTGGTTGAGACAGGACTGCTGGGATTCGCCGCCCTGATGGGATGGGCGTGGATGCTTGCTCGCAGGGTTCGCGCCGAAGGGGCCGTGGTGCCCGGGCTTGGCGCGGCATTCATTGTTCTCGCCACGCATGCGCTATTTGATCAGCCCCTCCTGCGCGCGGAGCAGCTCGCGGCGATGGGGGTTCTCGTCGGGCTTGTGCTCGCGGGTGCCAGAACGCTCGCGATTCCCATGGCTGGGCGGAGAATTGTTCTCGCGGGCTTGATGCTGTTGGTGATGGGGGGAACGGGCGCGCTGGGCCGCTACTACTGGATTGCGGTCAAGGGGCCGGCGCGCGCACTGGTATCTACGGGGCATGTCGAAGCGCTTGCTCGGGCAGCGCTTCGGATGACGCGGGGACGTGACTGCGAGGCAGCGGCTCCGCTGCTCGACCGAGCCGTCTCAGACGCGCCCCATCTCATCGGTCTCCTGTGCCTGTCAGCGAAGTGTGCAGAGGCGCGCGGCGACCTCGCGTCGGCCCGCGAGTTCGCGCTCCGAGCCGATTCCGTGGAGCCCCATCTCGCATCCAGGCTCCAATCGGCGACGACCCATGACTGCTCTACGGTCCTGCGGTTGTTGGAGTCGGAGAAGGCGCTGAGTCCGTAG
- a CDS encoding TetR family transcriptional regulator has translation MSPRSPSDDSTGHRERKKAATRAALSQAALELALEHGLDGVRIDDIAKRVGVSPRTFNNYFSSKEAAIVGVGNARGETLLAALAARPVDEDVWTALGHAVRTLFPEDPDPGFTARSHLLKDEPSLAAEQLKSDAALERALAEAIAERTDTNLKKDLYPRLAAATFFAAVHTALDAWLSAPRGPSLSHLLSSALEQISEGLAPPRTAPRSTRKRPVLLDRK, from the coding sequence ATGAGCCCCCGAAGCCCAAGCGATGACTCAACTGGCCACCGAGAGCGCAAGAAGGCCGCGACCCGCGCGGCGCTCTCGCAGGCGGCCCTGGAGTTGGCCTTGGAGCACGGGCTCGACGGCGTCCGGATAGACGACATCGCGAAGCGGGTGGGCGTGTCTCCGCGCACCTTCAACAACTACTTCTCCAGCAAGGAGGCCGCCATCGTCGGAGTGGGCAATGCGCGTGGCGAAACGCTGCTCGCCGCACTCGCTGCCCGGCCGGTGGACGAGGACGTCTGGACAGCCCTCGGGCACGCGGTGCGAACGTTGTTTCCCGAGGACCCGGACCCGGGTTTCACCGCGCGCTCCCACCTGCTCAAGGACGAGCCATCGCTCGCGGCGGAGCAGCTCAAATCGGATGCCGCCCTCGAGCGGGCCCTCGCCGAGGCTATTGCGGAGCGGACGGACACGAACCTCAAGAAGGACCTGTATCCACGTCTGGCGGCAGCCACCTTCTTTGCCGCCGTCCATACCGCCTTGGATGCATGGCTCTCCGCGCCGCGTGGCCCTTCTTTGTCACACCTTCTCTCCAGCGCCCTGGAGCAGATCTCCGAGGGCCTGGCCCCACCGCGAACTGCTCCTCGCTCCACGCGCAAGCGGCCAGTGTTGCTCGACCGGAAATGA
- a CDS encoding FAD-dependent monooxygenase produces MNNRRILISGASIAGPTLAYWLARRGFRPTVVERAPALRMGGNGVDIRGQALAVAEQMGILDRVRELGTDVVGMSFVGEQNQVLARVDLRAMQQAAGSGEVEIVRGAFATLLHDVTRNDVEYIWDDSIESLVEHTGGVTVGFRRGPSREFDLVIGADGLHSNVRRKAFGDEAQFAHHLGHCFATAAADPSLGENRWVTLYNLPGKVAGVYRSGNHTGARAYFMWRSPRRDYDHRDMESQKRWLQEAYAGVGWRVPELLAGASADPDFYFDALTQTRMPSWSRGRVALVGDAAYCASPVTGAGATLSMVGAYRLAGELGAAGGDPALAFHRYEAGFRPIIERAQSQLFTGMLVPKSRFSLWFRNTVAKSSVLGLMAGWERRFQPRVTPLPDYALAA; encoded by the coding sequence ATGAACAACCGGCGCATTCTCATTTCAGGCGCGAGCATTGCTGGGCCGACGCTCGCCTATTGGCTGGCAAGAAGAGGCTTTCGCCCCACGGTGGTGGAGCGCGCGCCCGCGTTGCGCATGGGGGGAAACGGCGTGGATATCCGCGGGCAGGCGTTGGCGGTGGCGGAGCAAATGGGCATCCTCGACCGCGTCCGGGAACTGGGCACCGATGTCGTTGGAATGTCCTTCGTGGGGGAGCAGAACCAGGTCCTGGCGCGAGTCGACCTGCGCGCCATGCAGCAGGCGGCCGGCAGTGGAGAGGTGGAGATTGTGCGGGGCGCGTTCGCCACGCTCCTCCACGACGTCACGCGGAACGATGTCGAATACATCTGGGATGACTCGATTGAGTCCCTGGTCGAACACACGGGCGGTGTCACCGTTGGCTTCCGGCGCGGCCCCAGTCGTGAGTTCGACCTGGTGATTGGCGCGGATGGCCTGCACTCCAACGTGCGTCGAAAGGCCTTCGGCGACGAAGCACAGTTTGCTCACCACCTGGGCCACTGCTTCGCCACGGCGGCGGCGGATCCGTCGTTGGGTGAGAACCGATGGGTCACCCTGTACAACCTTCCTGGGAAGGTGGCGGGCGTCTATCGCTCTGGGAATCACACCGGGGCGCGCGCGTACTTCATGTGGCGAAGCCCACGCCGCGACTACGACCACCGAGACATGGAGTCCCAGAAACGCTGGCTCCAAGAGGCCTACGCGGGCGTTGGCTGGAGGGTCCCGGAGTTGCTAGCGGGCGCGAGCGCCGACCCGGACTTCTACTTCGATGCGCTCACCCAGACGCGAATGCCTTCCTGGTCACGTGGCCGAGTCGCGCTGGTGGGGGATGCGGCCTATTGCGCCTCACCCGTGACGGGCGCTGGCGCAACCCTCTCCATGGTCGGGGCTTATCGACTCGCGGGGGAGCTGGGCGCGGCGGGAGGCGACCCTGCCCTCGCCTTTCACCGCTACGAGGCCGGCTTTCGGCCCATCATCGAGCGAGCCCAGTCTCAGCTCTTCACAGGGATGCTCGTTCCCAAGAGTCGCTTCAGCCTGTGGTTTCGCAACACGGTAGCGAAGTCGTCGGTCCTCGGTCTGATGGCGGGATGGGAGCGCCGGTTTCAGCCGCGCGTCACACCGTTGCCAGACTACGCTCTGGCTGCATGA
- a CDS encoding DUF4150 domain-containing protein, giving the protein MGNTVGVNKMSVVTKDSNGTTVAVPDVCKTPSPGGPIPIPYPNVARSADTAKGSKSVEVEGNPLCLKDSNFSTSTGDEAGTAGGGVASSKTKGKAEFVNYSFDVKVEGKNVARAMDLMLHNDKNTPPAPLIQPPVVGLGKDKTEPKCLVCEEHF; this is encoded by the coding sequence TTGGGGAACACTGTGGGCGTGAACAAGATGTCTGTGGTGACCAAGGACAGCAATGGAACCACCGTGGCCGTTCCCGATGTGTGCAAGACACCTAGCCCGGGTGGGCCCATCCCGATTCCCTACCCCAATGTTGCCCGCTCCGCGGACACCGCAAAGGGTAGCAAGTCGGTGGAGGTCGAGGGCAATCCGTTGTGCCTGAAGGACTCTAACTTTAGCACCAGCACTGGCGACGAGGCTGGCACTGCTGGCGGTGGAGTGGCCTCTAGCAAGACGAAGGGTAAGGCCGAATTCGTCAACTATTCCTTCGACGTGAAGGTGGAGGGCAAGAACGTCGCCCGGGCGATGGACCTCATGCTCCACAACGACAAGAACACCCCGCCCGCTCCTCTGATTCAGCCTCCTGTCGTGGGCCTGGGAAAGGACAAGACGGAGCCGAAATGCCTCGTATGTGAGGAGCACTTCTAG